In the Periophthalmus magnuspinnatus isolate fPerMag1 chromosome 11, fPerMag1.2.pri, whole genome shotgun sequence genome, AAGTTTAATTcaggtgtttgtgtttttgtgatgaaTTGACTGACAAATCTTTGGCAGTCAAGCTGGAGATTGAAGAAAAATATGTAAGCACATAtgaaagatttattttaaaaaatgcattccTATTATGAGGCACAGTGGCCATTCGAAGTAAAATGTTTCTATAATGAAAAACAATCTAGCTTTCTACAACTTTGTTCAGTGAAAGCAATACTTCTGCGACAATCCTATTGAAGTCATGTTTACATTGTCAggggattttttttctgtttataagCAAGTCTATTCACTCTGAAAAAGGGACTCATCAGATAGGAGTGACgctgtcttaaaaacacaagGTACCACTACAATCTGGTGGGTCGTTTGACAACAGCACTTACAACTGTTGCTTTCAAGTGGTTTATCCCGCCTTTCTCTCTGGAGTGCGACCCATATAGGACAATTGCCTTAACAAAAGTAGTTGTACACTAGCCTAGCCAGCCAAGACAACGTGCTTTTCCTGTAGAATGTAGAGCGCACCAGTCTGCCTGCCAGGCTAGTTGTACACTGGGAGCCACTGAAAAGGTGGTTAATGTCAAAGATGGCGTGTCAGAGGTGGGTGTGAGAAAGGCTATTTATGTGCATATAATGAAATGTTTTCTAGTGATGTTGCTCTGTATTATTCTGTGcgtacattattttaaattttatttcagAGTTTATGATTCTTTTTAATGTCCCCTTGCATTCTATTAGCACACAGGGCTATCTGTGTACACTAACTTATTTATCCTTGATTTGTAAGATTTGCCTTTTGCTGGACTTCTATTGTGAGTTTGTGTACagcatgtttggttttttttgcgcAGTGCTGCTTTTTATTCTACTTGTGCTATATATTTCTTTTCAGCGTCTGATAAttgcttttcttttcttgttctCTTTGCACCATAATATGTTTTtacaaaatacatataaaaagaaTGCAAAAAGCTACAATTGTTAACCAAACAGATTTAGATGTTTTGGTAAAATTTTGTGTGTCGACCAACTTTTCTTTGATATTTTGTAGTGAAATCTCATTTGTAAATCTTTTTCTAAAGATGTTTGTTTGTCTTCATGACATTTGATAATGGTTAGCCTTAAAGGCTCCAGtttattgatatttttaatGCTGGTTTGTAAAAACGTGTTATGTTGATTAAAAAAGGACAACTTCAATATAAATGGTTGCTTTGCCTGCATAACACAACAATAAACTGGTTAAAATTAGTATTTTTCTTGGAATATTAGAAacacaattatatattttaataccaCAGTACAACACCTGCAGTATAAAACTAGCTGACATTTCTAAGCTCAGAAAATCACAACTATACCATTTATTTGAGTACAAAGTGGTTAACCATAAAATGCACAATATGAAGGACTACATACTTTGTCCAAATgttgatataaaaatataaaataaaaagccaGTGTCGCACAAGTAAAAAGAGAACGTAACTTAGATTAATCTTTTTCCCACATCAACGCATCATGCAACAATAAAATCTGAAAAGAACATTTTCAGTTTATGTGCCTTGTTCTGAAGTCAAATTAAATGAGGATTTCTTCTTTCCCCACATTAATCAACACTGGTTTGTGTATCTCAATCTACTGCAGCTCCCTCTTAATGCTGCCAAAAATAAGAAATTCAAGTAAGAATAGGCCTTTATTTATTCTATTcataattaaaatcacatttaaaagcatAGCCTCACACTACCTACCTCTCCAGATACTCATGAACATTGCCATGACCGTTGAAACGAGCCTGTTGCACCAGAATCCCTGTGGCACAGCGTCCCTCCTTTTTGCGACACAGACTGCAGTTGCACATGCCTCTGCAAATGGGGCAGGACCATGTCTACACCAACAAAGGCACATTCATTCAAACCTCTGAGGAGGAATCAAGAGTGTTGTTGGTTTGTTATGGATCTCACCGGATCAAGCAGTGCGGTGCGTACATCTTCTCCATAGCGGTTATTTAGGCATGGCCCACAAAACTGACCTTTGACACCAGTGCAAAAACCACTGCGGCAGACTGATTTGGTGTCCAGCGTCTTCTGTCTGCACTGGTGACAGGAACTACCCTAAACAAGAAGAACACTGTATATAAACAGTTTTCTCTGTGCAGGATAAGAACTGAAATGAGCCACATACATTTTCCTTGTCCCAGATCTTGTCCTTGGAGCGGTATGCTATGTTGTCAAGTTCTTCTTCTGTGATTTCATCCACTGACCTAACATAATACTGGCACCTTTTGGAGCTCTTTCTTCTCTTGACTTTCTCAGTGGCTCTTTCCTCATCAACCTACCCAAACATATTGAACAATCATGCATGACATTTCAATAGATAACCACATACAGCCTTAGTCAGCGGATTACAACATGTGTACATATTTGAATAATCAGTAAAGGGTGAAACATACCTCCACCAGTGCCCTGAGGTCCACTCTCCTATGCCGTTTGCGGATAACAGGTTCAAGATCCTCTTCAACAGTTATTTTTTCCGGAGGACGTGCCTTGCGTGATGGGTTCCTCCTCTCAGATCCGGTATCTGGTGCAAACTTGCGTTTCTTAGGCTTTTCTTTTTCCAGTGtgctttttttcttctaaagTAGTTATAAAAgatgatataaataaataaatgacagaacTATGCATAAAAGTACTTTGAAGATGACAAAGTAAATATAAGATCTCACTTGGGGGGTCGGGGGTGGTGTCAAAACAGCCATATAACTCAAATCAGCAAACAGCTTTGCCagctaaaacaaacaacagaacTGTGAGAAGAAAATTTGCAGCTCTTAAAAGGGAAGAATAGTATTTTATTCACAGTATATATGCCAAGATTATTCTGCTTATCATGATTTAATCATGATTTTACAGAAGGTCTGGGcaacatgacaaaaaatgtaactGGTACTGGTAttgtcatattgtgattcaatatttctctgtttaatgctgctctgtgctcaAATAGAATTTTTCCTCACCCACTTCTACTACTGGTAAGCCTCTTtaaggctctgagtgagtgacaggtggatttaattgatcacagtgaagtgtgaactttcaTAAGAAGTAGATAATTAATTTCCAATAATGTGACTTTTAAAggagataaataataaatgatgtcaactatgttttagtgaaatgtgtaACCTAACCCATCATGTACATCAAGTGACACAATAACTTTGTAAACTAATTTAcactttctgaatgataaaaCACTCTTACATTAGTAGGAGTGGAAATTGTTGAGTGAATCAATgtaaataaagatttgtgtcAAAAAAGGTTAgtcattgtaaaaaataatttacaacTGTAGTCTTAAAATTTGACAGtgacatgttgttgttgttttttttgaaaaacaagaATGTTAGCCTACCATGGCTTTGTTTTCCTGAATGTTTTTATTCCGCTTTTTCAGGCTTTGTGACAAGACATCTTCATCCACTGAATGATCCTTCTGTTCATTGCATGGAGGACAATGTTCTTTACCATTATCTCCTTCTTTCTTTAGTGCTTGTT is a window encoding:
- the cdca7b gene encoding cell division cycle-associated 7-like protein, with amino-acid sequence MVLVSKTPLNFRSRFITPELTQLFSQSDSEEEFEGFSENEDDVMEMVESEEEDSDTNFYSDGEESSSPKSKSLLVALRFPFKRPSASKQQALKKEGDNGKEHCPPCNEQKDHSVDEDVLSQSLKKRNKNIQENKAMLAKLFADLSYMAVLTPPPTPQKKKSTLEKEKPKKRKFAPDTGSERRNPSRKARPPEKITVEEDLEPVIRKRHRRVDLRALVEVDEERATEKVKRRKSSKRCQYYVRSVDEITEEELDNIAYRSKDKIWDKENGSSCHQCRQKTLDTKSVCRSGFCTGVKGQFCGPCLNNRYGEDVRTALLDPTWSCPICRGMCNCSLCRKKEGRCATGILVQQARFNGHGNVHEYLESIKRELQ